The segment ATTTAAACTAAAAATTTAATATAAAAAAGTAAAATATATAAACTCAAATTTAAAGGAAAAATATGAAAGTACTACTAATAAAAGATGTCAAAGGTCTAGGCAAGGCCGGAGAGGTAAAAGATGTAAAAGATGGCTATGGCAATAATTTTTTAATAGGCAAAGGATATGCTAAGGCTGCCACAGACGCTGTTTTAAGGCAGTGGGAAGCCGCTAAGAGAAATGAAGCCCAAATTAAAGAATATGAGATTAGCCAAAATGAGAAGTTAAAAGATGAGTTAGCTGGGGTTAAAATCACTATAAAAACAAAATTAGGCGCCAATGGAAGCCCATTTGGTAGCATTACCAAAGATGAGATAGCAAAAGCATTAAAAGAGCAAAAAGGCTATGAAATAGACAAAAAATCCCTAGAATGTGATAATATCAAATCACTTGGTGAGCATGAAATTTCAGTAAAATTAACCCATCAAATTCACGCTAAATTTAAGATTGAAATAGTAGGTGAGTAATGTTTCATGCGACAACGATATTGGCTTACAGGGGCGATGATGCCGCAGTTATAGGTGGTGATGGTCAAGTAAGCTTTGGTTCTACAATTTTAAAAGGCAATGCTGTTAAGATAAGAAAGCTATATGGCGGGAAAATTTTAGCCGGATTTGCTGGTTCTACTGCTGATGCGTTTAATCTTTTTGATATGTTTGAGAGAATTTTGGATGGGGTTAAGGGTGATCTGTTAAAAGCTGTTATTGAATTTAGCAAAGAGTGGCGAAAAGATAAGGTTTTAAGAAAACTTGAAGCTATGATGCTAGTATTAAATAGGGAGCATATATTTTTGCTTAGTGGTAATGGCGATGTAGTTGAGCCAGAAGATGGCAAGATAGCTGCTATCGGAAGTGGTGGAAACTACGCACTTTCAGCTGCTAGAGCATTGGATAAATTTGGCTCACTTGATAGTGAAGAGCTAGTAAAACAGAGCCTTAAAATAGCCGGAGAGATATGTATCTATACAAACACAAATATAAAAACTTATAAATTAACGGATTAGAGATGAATTTAACACCAAAAGATATAGTAAAATTTTTAGATGATTATGTAATTGGTCAAAATGATGCTAAAAAGGTTATCGCTATTGCGCTTCGTAATCGCTATAGGCGTATGCAATTACCAAGCAATATCCAAGATGATATAGTGCCTAAAAATATCTTAATGATAGGCTCAACCGGTGTTGGCAAAACTGAGATCGCAAGACGCCTTTCAAAACTATTTGGGTTGCCTTTTATCAAAGTCGAAGCTAGTAAATATACAGAAGTTGGCTTTGTAGGTAGAGATGTAGAGTCGATGATAAGAGACTTAGCGATGGCGGCGCTAAATTTAGTCAAGCAAGAGCATAGAGAGAAAAATAGTGATAAAATAGAAGAGTATATAGAAAAGAGAATTCTAGAAAAGCTCCTTCCACCGCTACCAAATGGCGCAACTGATGAGAAAAAAGAGCAGTATGAAATCAGCTATGAGAAGATGAAACAAAAGCTAAGAGATGGCAAACTTGATGACCTTACAATCGAGATTGAAGTAGATCAATCGAGCTTTGAAGCTGGGGCGAATTTGCCACCTGATATGGCAGCTATGCAAGAGAGCTTTATCAAAGTTATAGGTATCACAAATAAAAAAGTAAAAAAAGAGCTAAAAGTAAAAGATGCCAAAGAGAGTCTAAAAAACGAAGCTAGTGAAAAAATCTTAGATATGGATAGTATCAAATCAGAAGCCCTAAAAAGAGCGCAAAATGAGGGAATTATATTTATCGATGAGATTGACAAAGTAGCTGTGAGTAGCTCAAGCTCAACACGCCAAGACCCTAGCAAAGAAGGAGTCCAAAGAGATCTATTGCCTATTGTAGAAGGTAGCGATGTAACAACCAAATTTGGCACTATAAAGACAGATCATATACTATTTATCGCTGCTGGGGCGTTTCATATCTCTAAGCCAAGCGATCTAATCCCTGAATTACAAGGTAGATTTCCACTTCGTGTAAGCTTAGATAGTTTGGATGAAAATGCCCTATATGAGATCTTAACCAAGCCTAAAAATTCACTTTTAAATCAATATAAAGCACTTTTAAGCGTAGAAGAAGTTGATCTTGAATTTAGCGATGATGCTCTTAGACAGATAGCCAAATTAACACAAAACACCAACCAAAAAGTCGAAGATATCGGCGCTAGAAGACTACACACGGTTATTGAGAAGCTACTTGAGGATATTAGCTTTGATGCTGATAATTATAAGGGGCAAAAATTTATAGTAACTAAAGAGTTAGTAGATGAAAAATTAGGTGAAATTTGTCAAGACGAAGATAGAGCAAAGTATATACTATGAGAAGCGGGTTTATAACCTTAATAGGCAGGACAAATGCCGGCAAAAGCAGTCTTTTAAACTACTTGCTAGATCATAAAATTTCTATGGTATCGCACAAGCAAAATGCCACTAGGCGTAAAATTTTAGGCATTGTGATGCATGATGATAATCAAGCGATATTTATAGATACGCCTGGACTACACGATAGTAGCAAGGCGTTAAATAAATTTATGATACAAAGTGCTATAAAATCACTAGGTGATGCGGATGTTGTTGTCTTTGTAGCAAGCGTGTTTGATAGCGTGGAAAATTATGAAAAATTCTTAAATTTAAATAGCCCCCTACCCCATATAATCACA is part of the Campylobacter lanienae NCTC 13004 genome and harbors:
- the rplI gene encoding 50S ribosomal protein L9; this encodes MKVLLIKDVKGLGKAGEVKDVKDGYGNNFLIGKGYAKAATDAVLRQWEAAKRNEAQIKEYEISQNEKLKDELAGVKITIKTKLGANGSPFGSITKDEIAKALKEQKGYEIDKKSLECDNIKSLGEHEISVKLTHQIHAKFKIEIVGE
- the hslV gene encoding ATP-dependent protease subunit HslV — its product is MFHATTILAYRGDDAAVIGGDGQVSFGSTILKGNAVKIRKLYGGKILAGFAGSTADAFNLFDMFERILDGVKGDLLKAVIEFSKEWRKDKVLRKLEAMMLVLNREHIFLLSGNGDVVEPEDGKIAAIGSGGNYALSAARALDKFGSLDSEELVKQSLKIAGEICIYTNTNIKTYKLTD
- the hslU gene encoding HslU--HslV peptidase ATPase subunit: MNLTPKDIVKFLDDYVIGQNDAKKVIAIALRNRYRRMQLPSNIQDDIVPKNILMIGSTGVGKTEIARRLSKLFGLPFIKVEASKYTEVGFVGRDVESMIRDLAMAALNLVKQEHREKNSDKIEEYIEKRILEKLLPPLPNGATDEKKEQYEISYEKMKQKLRDGKLDDLTIEIEVDQSSFEAGANLPPDMAAMQESFIKVIGITNKKVKKELKVKDAKESLKNEASEKILDMDSIKSEALKRAQNEGIIFIDEIDKVAVSSSSSTRQDPSKEGVQRDLLPIVEGSDVTTKFGTIKTDHILFIAAGAFHISKPSDLIPELQGRFPLRVSLDSLDENALYEILTKPKNSLLNQYKALLSVEEVDLEFSDDALRQIAKLTQNTNQKVEDIGARRLHTVIEKLLEDISFDADNYKGQKFIVTKELVDEKLGEICQDEDRAKYIL